In Marixanthomonas ophiurae, one genomic interval encodes:
- the purL gene encoding phosphoribosylformylglycinamidine synthase, which produces MIHYFSSLSQTVYAVQTTNNLSETVIEKLKWLFAIPNSSAAKPNQKLSGTFIGPRAAMITPWSTNAVEITQNMGVEGIVRIEEFTKVADGFSDFDPMLSQKYNDLDQDIFTIDIEPEAIKEIDDIAAFNEAEGLALNKEEVVYLENLSTKLNRKLTDSEVFGFSQVNSEHCRHKIFNGTFEIDGKEMPSSLFKLIKKTSEKNPNTIVSAYKDNVAFVKGPKAIQFAPKSPDKPDFYQNSEFNSVISIKAETHNFPTTVEPFNGAATGSGGEIRDRLAGGKGSLPLAGTAVYMTSYSRLNDSRSWEKSMQERDWLYQTPLDILIKASNGASDFGNKFGQPLIAGSVLTFEHEEEARKLGYDKVIMLAGGVGYGKANQAIKDIPKKGDKIVILGGENYRIGMGGAAVSSADTGAFESGIELNAIQRSNPEMQKRAANAVRGMVESETNPIVSIHDHGAGGHLNCLSELVEETGGNIDLDKLPVGDPTLSAKEIIGNESQERMGLVIGDHDVDKLKRVADRERSPMYEVGDVTGDYRFTFESKTTGEKPMDFELADMFGSSPKTILKDKTVKRDYKNPKYNAADIQKYLEQLLQLEAVGCKDWLTNKADRCVGGKVAKQQCAGPLQLPLNNCGVMALDYNGKEGVATSIGHSPISGLVDPVAGSRNSITEALTNIVWAPLEEGLKSVSLSANWMWPCNNEGEDARLYKAVQGISEFAIDLGINVPTGKDSLSMKQKYKNEEVISPGTVIISAAGHCSDIKKTVEPVLQKNAGSIYYINISQDDFKLGGSSFAQILNTVGSEVPTVKSAEYVKTVFNTLQSLISEDKIAAGHDVASGGLITTLLEMCFADTNLGANLNLSELGDDIVKVLFSENCGLVIQAIEDKVLEKTFDSANVDYIKVGTVSTTETLEIQFNEKALNFNIPEMRDVWYKTSHLLDEKQSGKIKAQERFHNYKKQPLQFTFPKQFDGKLPQISSEKPRIKAAILREKGSNSEREMANALYLAGFDVKDVHMTDLIEGRETLEDIKLIAAVGGFSNSDVLGSAKGWAGAFLYNEKANKALKDFFAKDDTLSLGVCNGCQLFIELGLMTPNHDEKPKMLHNETGKFECNFTSVTIQENNSVMLSSLAGSTLGIWAAHGEGKFSFPLSEDNYKIVGKYGYETFPANPNGSDFNTAMMTDETGRHLVMMPHLERSTFPWNWAHYPKDRTDEVSPWLEAFVNAKKWLEKK; this is translated from the coding sequence ATGATTCATTATTTTTCGTCTCTAAGCCAAACTGTTTACGCAGTACAAACCACGAATAACCTTTCGGAAACAGTTATTGAAAAGTTAAAATGGCTTTTCGCAATACCCAATTCTTCTGCAGCAAAACCAAATCAAAAACTCTCAGGAACATTTATTGGACCAAGAGCAGCTATGATTACTCCTTGGAGTACAAATGCAGTTGAGATTACACAAAACATGGGAGTTGAGGGGATTGTCCGTATTGAAGAGTTTACTAAGGTTGCCGATGGTTTTTCAGATTTCGACCCAATGTTATCTCAAAAATATAATGATCTAGATCAAGATATATTCACAATTGATATTGAACCGGAAGCAATAAAAGAAATTGATGATATTGCTGCTTTTAATGAAGCGGAAGGGTTAGCACTTAACAAAGAAGAAGTTGTTTATTTAGAGAATTTATCTACTAAGTTAAATAGAAAATTGACTGATAGTGAGGTTTTCGGATTCAGTCAAGTAAATAGTGAACATTGCCGTCATAAAATCTTTAATGGAACCTTTGAAATTGACGGAAAAGAAATGCCTTCTTCTCTTTTTAAGCTTATTAAAAAAACATCTGAAAAAAATCCGAATACAATTGTTTCGGCTTACAAAGATAATGTTGCTTTTGTAAAAGGCCCTAAAGCCATACAGTTTGCTCCAAAATCTCCTGATAAACCCGATTTTTATCAGAATTCTGAATTTAATAGTGTTATTTCTATAAAAGCTGAAACACATAACTTTCCTACAACGGTCGAGCCTTTTAATGGTGCTGCAACAGGAAGTGGTGGCGAAATAAGAGACCGCTTAGCCGGCGGTAAAGGATCTTTACCTTTAGCGGGAACTGCGGTGTATATGACTTCTTATTCCCGATTAAACGATTCTCGCTCTTGGGAAAAAAGCATGCAAGAACGTGATTGGCTATACCAAACACCTTTAGACATACTTATAAAAGCAAGTAATGGTGCATCAGATTTTGGAAACAAATTTGGACAACCTTTAATTGCCGGTTCAGTTTTGACTTTTGAACATGAAGAGGAAGCTCGTAAGTTAGGTTACGATAAAGTAATTATGCTCGCCGGTGGTGTTGGTTACGGAAAAGCTAATCAAGCGATAAAAGACATTCCAAAAAAGGGTGATAAAATAGTAATATTAGGTGGTGAAAACTACCGGATTGGTATGGGTGGCGCTGCTGTTTCTTCAGCAGATACAGGAGCATTTGAAAGCGGAATTGAATTGAATGCGATTCAACGTAGCAATCCTGAAATGCAAAAAAGAGCGGCGAATGCTGTTCGCGGAATGGTGGAAAGTGAGACAAACCCTATTGTTTCCATCCACGATCACGGTGCTGGTGGTCATCTCAACTGTCTTAGTGAATTGGTTGAAGAAACCGGTGGTAACATTGATTTAGACAAATTACCTGTTGGTGACCCTACTCTTTCTGCTAAAGAAATTATTGGTAACGAATCGCAAGAACGTATGGGGCTTGTAATTGGCGATCACGATGTTGATAAGCTAAAACGCGTAGCAGACCGTGAGCGGTCACCCATGTACGAAGTTGGCGATGTTACAGGCGATTATCGTTTTACGTTTGAAAGCAAGACAACTGGCGAAAAACCAATGGATTTTGAACTGGCTGATATGTTTGGCAGTTCGCCAAAAACAATATTAAAGGACAAAACAGTAAAAAGGGACTACAAAAACCCAAAATACAATGCTGCTGACATCCAAAAATACTTAGAACAGCTTTTACAATTGGAAGCGGTAGGTTGTAAAGATTGGCTTACCAATAAAGCAGACCGTTGCGTGGGCGGAAAAGTAGCCAAACAACAATGTGCTGGTCCGCTTCAGTTACCACTTAACAATTGCGGTGTGATGGCGCTAGATTACAACGGAAAAGAAGGAGTTGCTACTTCGATTGGGCACTCTCCTATTTCTGGACTGGTTGATCCTGTTGCCGGTTCTCGTAATTCTATTACCGAAGCACTCACTAACATTGTTTGGGCGCCGTTAGAAGAAGGCTTAAAAAGCGTATCGCTATCTGCAAACTGGATGTGGCCCTGTAACAACGAAGGCGAAGATGCTCGTTTATATAAAGCGGTTCAAGGCATTTCAGAATTTGCAATCGACTTAGGAATAAACGTTCCTACCGGAAAGGACTCCCTTTCTATGAAACAGAAATATAAAAATGAGGAAGTAATTTCTCCCGGAACGGTTATTATTTCAGCTGCGGGACATTGTAGCGATATTAAAAAAACAGTAGAACCGGTTCTTCAGAAAAACGCTGGCAGCATTTATTATATTAACATTTCTCAAGACGACTTTAAACTAGGTGGTTCGTCATTCGCACAAATATTGAATACAGTAGGAAGCGAAGTACCTACCGTAAAAAGTGCCGAATATGTAAAAACGGTGTTCAATACACTTCAAAGCTTAATTTCTGAAGATAAAATAGCTGCCGGACACGATGTGGCTTCAGGAGGGTTGATTACTACCTTGTTGGAAATGTGCTTTGCCGATACTAATTTGGGAGCTAACCTTAATCTTTCAGAATTAGGAGATGATATAGTAAAAGTACTGTTTTCTGAAAACTGTGGTTTGGTTATTCAAGCTATAGAAGATAAAGTTCTTGAAAAAACATTCGATTCAGCAAACGTTGATTACATCAAAGTTGGAACTGTTTCCACTACTGAAACGTTAGAAATTCAATTTAATGAGAAAGCTTTAAACTTCAACATTCCTGAAATGCGTGATGTTTGGTATAAAACTTCTCACTTATTAGACGAAAAGCAAAGCGGAAAAATTAAAGCCCAAGAGCGTTTTCATAATTATAAAAAACAACCGCTTCAGTTTACATTTCCGAAGCAATTTGACGGGAAATTACCACAAATTTCTTCTGAAAAGCCAAGAATAAAAGCTGCCATTCTTCGTGAAAAAGGAAGTAACAGTGAACGTGAAATGGCAAACGCACTATACTTAGCTGGGTTTGATGTGAAAGATGTACATATGACCGATTTAATTGAAGGTCGGGAAACACTAGAAGACATTAAGCTTATTGCAGCCGTAGGAGGATTCTCAAACAGCGATGTGTTAGGAAGCGCTAAAGGGTGGGCCGGAGCCTTTTTATACAACGAAAAAGCCAATAAAGCTTTAAAAGATTTCTTTGCAAAAGACGACACCCTTTCATTAGGAGTTTGTAATGGTTGCCAGTTATTTATTGAACTTGGCTTGATGACCCCAAACCACGATGAAAAACCGAAAATGTTGCATAATGAAACTGGCAAGTTTGAATGTAATTTTACTTCGGTTACTATTCAAGAAAACAATTCGGTGATGTTATCTTCACTGGCTGGGAGTACGTTAGGTATTTGGGCAGCTCATGGAGAAGGAAAGTTTAGTTTCCCGCTTAGCGAAGACAACTATAAAATTGTTGGAAAATATGGGTATGAAACGTTCCCAGCAAACCCGAACGGAAGTGACTTTAATACAGCCATGATGACCGATGAAACCGGAAGACATTTGGTGATGATGCCGCACTTAGAACGTTCTACATTTCCTTGGAATTGGGCACACTACCCAAAAGATCGCACCGATGAAGTTTCTCCTTGGCTAGAAGCTTTTGTAAATGCGAAAAAGTGGTTGGAGAAAAAGTAG
- a CDS encoding endonuclease, whose amino-acid sequence MKNFHPFFIFIFFIVSSNAQVVINEFDTDTEGQDFEEFVELKSDTPNASLDDYVLVFFNGSESGADSSYLAFDLDGFSTDVNGILVIGSSTVSPVPEFLIPPAIIQNGPDAVAIYQGSVTDFPEGTLATTTNLIDALAYDTNDTDDTVLLGLLGLTEQINEGENGNQTTESIQRNNNGSYTVTTPTPGALNDGSGIDLNGISFTTDLQEYSEGNTMTITFTTEEAVSSDLNFNFTLENETFTTIDYTGNTSVFIATGTSEVSVQIQFVEDGVNDGDEFAEIDIQALPQEYNRLTDNVKILVIDLDFTMAQWGPPINPTYGFVETIEPEDYYNSIGGLADNELRQAIQDIIANPQTVRTQTYADAIDILKSADQSPENSNEVWLLYTEQSRPKIDFQSLGGSNVGKWNREHTYPRSRGGFYELEEDEVADGMNIFIETNADSLRHGISDAHALRAADGPENSSRGNQDYGEYNGPTGNLGSFKGDVARAVLFMAVRYNDLEVVNGDPENTTVGELGDLQTLLEWHRNDPPDDFEMNRNNIVYTWQKNRNPFIDRPILVEHLWGSMQGEIYYPPLSIEENNVSEIVLYPNPVSNVLNIQGISGKTEINIFSIIGKEMLNETISQDTSIPLIFQSGTYILVLVTNKHTRVKHIIVE is encoded by the coding sequence ATGAAGAATTTTCACCCCTTTTTTATTTTTATATTCTTTATAGTTTCTTCAAATGCTCAAGTTGTTATAAACGAGTTTGACACCGATACCGAAGGACAAGATTTTGAAGAGTTTGTTGAACTGAAATCAGACACCCCTAATGCAAGTTTAGATGATTATGTTTTGGTTTTTTTCAATGGTTCAGAAAGCGGGGCAGACAGTAGTTATTTGGCTTTTGATTTAGATGGATTTTCAACCGATGTTAATGGTATACTTGTTATAGGAAGTAGCACTGTTTCGCCAGTTCCAGAGTTTTTAATTCCACCAGCTATTATTCAAAATGGTCCTGATGCTGTTGCTATTTATCAAGGAAGTGTAACCGATTTTCCAGAAGGTACTTTGGCGACCACCACTAATCTAATAGATGCTTTAGCGTATGATACTAATGATACGGATGATACAGTTTTATTAGGATTATTGGGTTTAACTGAACAAATAAATGAAGGGGAAAATGGAAATCAAACTACTGAATCTATTCAAAGAAATAATAATGGCAGCTACACTGTAACTACGCCAACTCCAGGTGCATTAAATGATGGAAGTGGGATTGATTTAAACGGGATTTCTTTTACCACAGATTTACAAGAATATAGTGAAGGGAATACCATGACAATTACCTTTACTACGGAAGAAGCTGTATCGAGTGATTTAAATTTCAATTTTACATTAGAAAACGAAACGTTTACAACTATAGATTACACAGGAAATACATCTGTTTTTATTGCTACAGGAACAAGTGAGGTAAGTGTTCAAATTCAATTTGTAGAAGATGGAGTAAATGATGGAGATGAGTTTGCTGAAATAGATATACAAGCATTGCCACAGGAATATAATCGTCTTACCGATAATGTAAAAATACTGGTCATAGATTTAGATTTTACAATGGCTCAATGGGGACCGCCAATAAACCCAACGTATGGTTTTGTTGAAACAATAGAGCCAGAGGATTATTACAATTCTATTGGTGGATTGGCAGATAATGAATTGCGACAGGCTATTCAAGATATTATTGCCAACCCTCAAACTGTACGTACACAAACCTATGCCGATGCCATAGATATTTTAAAAAGCGCCGATCAAAGCCCTGAGAACAGCAACGAAGTTTGGTTGCTGTATACTGAACAATCCCGACCAAAAATTGACTTTCAAAGTTTAGGAGGAAGCAATGTTGGTAAATGGAATCGAGAACATACATATCCACGCTCTCGAGGTGGCTTTTATGAATTAGAAGAAGATGAGGTTGCCGATGGAATGAATATTTTTATTGAAACGAATGCAGATTCACTTCGTCACGGAATTTCTGATGCTCATGCGTTGCGTGCAGCCGATGGTCCTGAAAATAGCTCAAGAGGAAATCAAGATTATGGTGAATATAATGGTCCCACCGGAAACTTAGGAAGCTTTAAAGGTGATGTAGCTCGCGCTGTGCTTTTTATGGCTGTTCGTTATAATGATTTGGAAGTGGTAAATGGTGATCCTGAAAATACGACAGTAGGGGAGTTAGGTGATTTACAGACTCTACTAGAATGGCACAGAAACGATCCTCCAGACGATTTTGAAATGAATCGTAATAATATTGTTTATACATGGCAAAAAAATCGAAACCCTTTTATTGATAGACCTATTTTAGTTGAACATCTATGGGGAAGTATGCAGGGCGAAATATATTACCCTCCACTTTCAATTGAAGAAAACAATGTTTCTGAAATAGTACTGTACCCAAATCCAGTTTCCAACGTGTTAAATATTCAAGGGATTTCAGGTAAAACGGAAATCAATATATTTTCCATAATTGGGAAAGAGATGTTGAATGAAACAATTTCTCAAGATACATCCATACCGTTGATATTTCAATCTGGAACATACATTCTGGTTCTGGTAACAAATAAGCACACAAGGGTAAAACATATAATTGTTGAATAG
- a CDS encoding GEVED domain-containing protein: MKKNYLLLMLSFLCLATVFGQEKFPPEEVITGTFLGKTIPLRDFPTIQPGDVRSEAIEVMVPNDSRTPMEHVETTTVINNLQTEKGKIQTREIEQNFIGVSQSESGFLPPDPTGAVGPDHYVHSVNSLVKIFDKSGNLEVGPVSLSAFLGINSNAGDPIIMYDQLADRWVVSEFGSLNNSLAIGVSETSDPTGAYNVYQYIFSGFPDYPKYGMWHDGYYGTVNLNGQTTQGFVMERDEMLVGGPDPQILIFNLPQIVVNPNQVKSPGAVSLLGTDVDPSTPGYITYLQDDGWTSQISFDHLKVWEIDVDWNNIGNSTISQPLEIPTDPFDAGELFGNGNGAIRQPGTSQRLAGHGGIISFPTHYRSFGSYNSWLITFNTFIDANETGGIRWIELRNDGSSDWSIFQEGTYSIADGHSRLMSSAAMDAAGNIGMAYTTASENLPVSLRYTGRFNGDPLGEMTVEETTIIDGPGVRNNTNRYGDYSHMSLDPNDFTFWFTSDYFSSTNQWRTQIASFGLSGGFAADLGAISIDEPEDGVLTANESVEVTIRNFGSNPQSGFPLELYLDGNLVATEVFSGTINPNDTDTYTFNETLDLSNQSQTYTIEVATDLSGDEFEGNDRISKDVTSLFAEDVGALAITSPETGNGLGMQTVTIEIQNFGANQQSNFDVQYSVDGEAPVVETFTGTIDSGETASFDFTEQVNFTELKEYEITATTNLSGDEQASNDSVTVIIENLICQPELFCILGDGFQLVSIAEINNVSGCEGYGDFRSQIANLDPGSTNDITLTTGYGSQNVKVWIDFNDDFNFAGNEVVVPNFEIAPGETAGSYTETLDLIIPSDAPLGEHIMRVRSSRDSAVPNGCIDDGVGEVEDYTVNIGSLGVNDFKISDSELIVTTLGNNKYDVTLSTTFDGGVYLSIFNTLGQEVAMNKSVSKEGNTYKASLDMSKVSSGVYILKMGGISTTSYKTARIIVE; this comes from the coding sequence ATGAAAAAAAATTATCTACTATTAATGCTTAGCTTTTTATGCTTAGCAACCGTATTTGGGCAGGAAAAATTTCCCCCAGAAGAAGTAATAACAGGAACTTTTCTTGGTAAAACAATCCCATTAAGAGATTTCCCAACAATTCAGCCTGGTGATGTAAGAAGCGAAGCTATCGAGGTGATGGTGCCTAACGACTCTAGAACACCTATGGAACATGTTGAGACAACTACAGTAATAAACAATCTACAAACCGAAAAAGGAAAAATTCAAACAAGAGAAATTGAGCAAAACTTTATAGGTGTTTCACAATCTGAATCTGGGTTTTTACCTCCTGATCCTACTGGTGCAGTAGGGCCAGATCATTACGTTCACTCAGTAAACTCATTAGTGAAAATTTTTGACAAATCAGGAAACCTTGAAGTTGGACCTGTAAGTTTAAGTGCTTTTTTAGGTATTAATTCTAATGCTGGTGATCCTATAATTATGTACGATCAATTAGCAGATCGATGGGTAGTAAGTGAATTTGGTTCATTGAACAACTCATTAGCCATTGGTGTTTCTGAAACAAGTGACCCTACAGGTGCTTACAATGTATACCAATACATATTTAGTGGTTTTCCAGATTATCCAAAATATGGAATGTGGCATGATGGATATTATGGTACAGTTAACTTAAATGGACAAACTACTCAAGGATTTGTGATGGAGCGCGACGAAATGCTAGTAGGTGGACCAGATCCTCAGATTTTGATTTTTAATTTACCACAAATTGTAGTAAACCCTAATCAAGTAAAAAGTCCAGGAGCTGTAAGTTTGCTAGGTACAGATGTAGATCCTTCAACACCAGGCTATATAACCTATCTTCAAGATGATGGTTGGACTAGTCAGATAAGTTTCGATCACTTAAAGGTTTGGGAAATTGATGTAGACTGGAACAACATAGGGAATTCTACAATTTCACAACCATTGGAAATTCCAACCGATCCTTTTGATGCAGGCGAACTTTTTGGTAACGGAAACGGAGCTATTCGTCAACCAGGTACTAGTCAACGGTTAGCTGGACACGGTGGGATTATCTCATTCCCAACTCATTACCGATCTTTTGGTAGTTATAATTCATGGTTAATCACATTTAATACCTTTATTGATGCTAACGAAACAGGAGGTATCCGTTGGATTGAATTAAGAAATGATGGTTCTAGCGATTGGTCAATTTTTCAAGAAGGAACATACTCTATCGCAGACGGTCATAGCCGTTTGATGAGTAGTGCTGCAATGGACGCCGCTGGTAACATTGGTATGGCATATACAACTGCTAGTGAAAACTTACCAGTTTCTCTACGTTACACCGGTAGGTTTAATGGAGATCCTTTAGGAGAAATGACGGTAGAAGAAACGACTATCATTGATGGTCCTGGTGTTCGTAACAATACGAATAGGTATGGTGATTATTCGCACATGTCTTTAGACCCAAATGACTTTACATTTTGGTTTACCTCAGATTATTTTTCTTCTACAAACCAATGGAGAACACAAATAGCATCATTTGGTTTAAGTGGAGGTTTTGCTGCAGATTTAGGAGCAATCTCTATTGATGAACCTGAAGATGGGGTTTTAACTGCCAATGAGTCAGTAGAAGTTACCATTAGAAATTTTGGATCTAACCCTCAAAGTGGTTTTCCATTAGAACTTTACTTAGATGGAAACTTAGTTGCGACCGAAGTTTTTTCAGGAACAATAAACCCTAATGATACAGATACATATACTTTTAACGAGACATTGGATCTTTCAAACCAGTCGCAGACCTATACTATAGAAGTTGCTACTGATTTGTCTGGAGATGAATTTGAAGGTAATGATAGAATTTCTAAAGATGTAACCAGTTTATTTGCTGAAGATGTTGGAGCATTAGCTATTACGTCTCCAGAAACTGGAAATGGTTTGGGAATGCAAACTGTTACTATAGAAATTCAAAATTTTGGTGCTAACCAACAATCTAATTTTGATGTTCAATACAGTGTGGATGGTGAAGCACCGGTAGTAGAAACTTTTACTGGAACAATTGATTCTGGAGAAACTGCTAGCTTTGATTTTACAGAACAGGTAAACTTTACAGAATTGAAGGAATATGAAATAACTGCTACTACCAATTTATCTGGAGATGAGCAGGCTTCAAACGACTCCGTTACTGTTATTATTGAAAACTTGATTTGCCAGCCAGAATTATTCTGTATTCTTGGAGACGGGTTCCAATTAGTTTCAATTGCAGAAATAAACAACGTTTCAGGTTGCGAGGGCTATGGTGATTTTAGAAGCCAGATAGCAAATCTTGACCCAGGAAGTACCAATGATATTACTCTTACAACTGGTTATGGAAGCCAAAATGTAAAGGTTTGGATAGATTTTAATGATGACTTTAACTTTGCAGGAAACGAAGTGGTAGTTCCTAATTTCGAAATTGCTCCTGGTGAAACTGCAGGTTCTTATACCGAAACATTAGACTTGATTATTCCTTCTGATGCTCCCCTTGGAGAACATATTATGAGGGTTAGAAGTAGCAGAGACTCTGCTGTTCCAAATGGATGTATTGATGACGGTGTTGGTGAAGTAGAAGATTACACAGTGAATATTGGAAGCCTTGGCGTAAACGATTTTAAAATTTCAGATTCTGAATTGATTGTTACTACTTTAGGAAACAATAAATATGATGTTACATTGTCTACCACTTTTGATGGTGGTGTGTATTTATCAATTTTCAATACACTTGGACAGGAAGTAGCGATGAATAAATCAGTGTCTAAAGAAGGAAACACATACAAAGCTTCTCTAGATATGTCCAAAGTTTCAAGTGGTGTTTATATCTTGAAGATGGGTGGAATTTCTACTACAAGTTATAAAACAGCAAGGATTATTGTTGAGTAA